One uncultured Fibrobacter sp. genomic region harbors:
- a CDS encoding glycoside hydrolase family 5 protein, with amino-acid sequence MKLSGLFGIVCGTALFATSAAFALPKATEIYPNMGLGWNLGNTMEVPSDPTAWGNIVPTQAIIDGVKAAGFNTLRIPCAWDSHASNGTIDASWLATVKSVVDMAIANNMYVMLNSHWDNGWLEDEVFSGAHKDRNGNDATTDSSAVRKKQESYWKQIADYFKDYDEHLIFASANEPGVNDHRNGQPASDYKDNGQLTFTNERMIILKRLHEACLRAVRSSGGNNATRTVIVQMPRTEIDKYQMLANNYPEDPAGKGYTMAEAHFYPYQFSLMTADESWGKTFWYWEDETTGAADRTCSGTSLGSKQSIDKQFQKLQLTFADEGIPVVIGEMGANKRYSLVGTAGFDLNTHLKAIAAWYGYTVASAKSHGIVPVIWDTAYEGKNEGKDDMTIIRRQASNGTNLGAVVDELTMNSIKTQFAAAKAYEGPKDLPTYAESDKALWVTYSTKVSTMSETGTIGFTFEGGADWSAYESISFEIRTEPISVTGCKGDTTKGCNGYAWTSVDMYAKSTANYKWTDTHLGSMDDFSGILSTVSIPLAAGTTKLTDTLNIADKSKVLEWGINIYATQLFGTIYLNNILLHKADGTVDTLASFDSAPANIQTSGIASTPTYIQANAKGTGGQAPTVAIAPVRAATTSKMHVSVQPGLVSAIIPTTSAPAKATLLNSMGQVIAQQNIAAGTSSVELRSNFRGPAVLMVKQGSQRYMQKVILK; translated from the coding sequence ATGAAACTTTCCGGTCTGTTTGGCATCGTATGCGGCACGGCGCTCTTCGCCACTTCCGCCGCATTCGCACTTCCCAAGGCTACCGAAATCTACCCCAACATGGGTCTCGGCTGGAACCTCGGCAACACCATGGAAGTGCCGAGCGACCCGACGGCATGGGGCAACATCGTCCCCACGCAGGCCATCATTGACGGCGTGAAGGCAGCGGGATTCAACACGCTCCGCATTCCCTGCGCCTGGGACAGCCACGCAAGCAACGGCACGATTGATGCTTCCTGGCTTGCCACCGTCAAGTCCGTCGTCGACATGGCAATCGCAAACAACATGTACGTAATGCTCAACAGCCACTGGGATAACGGCTGGCTCGAAGACGAGGTTTTTAGCGGAGCGCACAAGGACAGAAACGGCAACGACGCAACCACTGACAGCTCTGCCGTCCGCAAGAAACAGGAAAGCTACTGGAAACAGATTGCAGACTACTTCAAGGATTACGACGAACACCTGATTTTTGCATCTGCCAACGAACCCGGCGTGAACGACCATCGTAACGGACAACCCGCAAGCGATTACAAGGATAACGGACAGCTCACCTTTACCAACGAACGTATGATTATCCTGAAGCGCCTTCACGAAGCATGCCTGCGCGCAGTCCGTTCTTCTGGCGGCAACAACGCCACCCGCACCGTGATTGTGCAAATGCCGCGCACTGAAATCGACAAGTACCAAATGCTCGCCAACAACTACCCCGAAGATCCGGCAGGCAAGGGTTACACCATGGCCGAAGCCCACTTCTATCCGTATCAGTTCTCGCTGATGACAGCAGACGAAAGCTGGGGCAAAACCTTCTGGTACTGGGAAGACGAAACCACCGGCGCAGCTGACCGCACCTGCTCCGGCACCTCTCTCGGTTCCAAGCAGAGCATCGATAAGCAGTTCCAAAAGCTGCAACTTACCTTTGCCGACGAAGGCATTCCGGTCGTGATCGGCGAAATGGGCGCAAACAAGCGCTACAGCTTAGTCGGAACCGCCGGTTTTGATCTCAACACGCACCTCAAGGCCATCGCCGCCTGGTACGGCTACACGGTCGCCTCCGCCAAGTCTCATGGCATCGTGCCCGTCATCTGGGACACCGCCTACGAAGGAAAGAACGAAGGCAAGGACGACATGACCATTATCCGCCGCCAGGCATCCAACGGCACGAATCTCGGTGCAGTGGTTGACGAACTCACCATGAATTCCATCAAGACTCAGTTCGCAGCAGCCAAGGCCTACGAAGGCCCCAAGGACTTGCCGACCTACGCCGAAAGCGACAAGGCTCTCTGGGTCACCTACAGCACCAAGGTTTCTACCATGAGCGAAACCGGCACCATTGGCTTTACCTTCGAAGGCGGCGCAGACTGGTCCGCATACGAATCTATTTCCTTTGAAATTCGCACCGAACCCATTTCCGTGACCGGCTGCAAAGGCGACACCACTAAAGGCTGCAACGGTTACGCATGGACCAGTGTCGATATGTATGCCAAGAGCACCGCTAATTACAAGTGGACAGATACTCATCTCGGAAGTATGGATGATTTCAGCGGCATTTTGAGCACCGTTTCTATACCGCTCGCGGCTGGAACCACCAAGTTAACCGATACGTTGAACATTGCGGACAAATCCAAAGTGCTCGAATGGGGCATCAACATTTACGCAACTCAGCTTTTCGGAACCATTTACCTGAACAACATTCTGTTGCACAAGGCCGATGGCACCGTCGATACGCTCGCAAGCTTTGACTCTGCGCCGGCGAATATCCAAACATCGGGCATTGCTAGCACCCCCACCTACATCCAGGCCAACGCCAAGGGAACCGGTGGCCAGGCACCGACCGTCGCTATCGCCCCTGTTCGTGCCGCAACCACCTCCAAGATGCACGTAAGCGTACAGCCGGGCCTGGTGAGCGCCATCATTCCGACGACCTCCGCTCCGGCAAAGGCTACGCTCCTGAACAGCATGGGCCAGGTGATTGCTCAGCAGAACATTGCCGCAGGCACAAGCTCCGTCGAGCTCCGCAGCAACTTCCGCGGCCCGGCAGTGCTCATGGTGAAGCAGGGCAGCCAGCGCTACATGCAGAAGGTGATCCTGAAGTAA